In Streptomyces sp. NBC_01717, one DNA window encodes the following:
- a CDS encoding MBL fold metallo-hydrolase, whose translation MSITGGDFVELGRDLYAWLPPKRGWGLANCGLLTSPRGAIWIDTPYDPVLAGQFLAESTKRLPDGASIDRVIVTHANGDHFWGAGVLPDAEIIATREAREHIHYEPTPKQQHALVQGGDPATALGEYLKRHFGTFDWSQTEPVQPTTYFTGELELTLGEYPVQISALPAAHTTGDLIVHLPAQRTVFSGDVIFASTPQQPGDHPVHWAGPLSHVIAACEQVLATGAETIVPGHGPVLDPAGVRAHIGYLEYVRDRAHALHAAGVPALEAARRVIGERRHPELGLAERLVVTIGSEYRQLDGSELPGVLQVMTDVAVVAQEVAAQELSAQEGE comes from the coding sequence ATGTCGATCACGGGTGGAGACTTCGTCGAGCTGGGGCGGGACCTGTACGCGTGGCTCCCGCCGAAACGCGGCTGGGGTCTCGCCAACTGCGGCCTGCTCACCTCGCCGCGTGGAGCGATCTGGATCGACACCCCGTACGACCCTGTACTCGCCGGCCAGTTCCTGGCCGAGTCCACGAAGCGACTGCCCGACGGTGCCTCCATCGACCGGGTGATCGTCACCCACGCCAACGGGGACCACTTCTGGGGCGCGGGCGTGCTCCCGGACGCCGAGATCATCGCGACCCGCGAGGCCCGGGAACACATCCACTACGAACCCACCCCGAAACAGCAGCACGCGCTGGTCCAGGGAGGCGACCCGGCCACCGCGCTCGGCGAATACCTCAAGCGCCACTTCGGCACCTTCGACTGGTCGCAGACCGAACCGGTGCAGCCGACCACGTACTTCACCGGGGAGCTCGAACTGACCCTGGGGGAGTACCCGGTCCAGATTTCGGCCCTGCCCGCCGCCCACACCACGGGCGACCTGATCGTGCACCTGCCGGCGCAGCGCACCGTGTTCAGCGGCGACGTCATCTTCGCCTCCACACCGCAGCAGCCGGGCGACCACCCGGTGCACTGGGCGGGTCCCCTCTCCCATGTGATCGCGGCCTGCGAGCAGGTGCTGGCCACCGGTGCCGAGACCATCGTCCCCGGCCACGGTCCGGTCCTCGACCCGGCCGGGGTGCGCGCACACATCGGCTACCTCGAGTACGTACGGGATCGCGCCCACGCCCTCCACGCGGCCGGGGTGCCTGCGCTGGAGGCGGCCCGCCGGGTGATCGGCGAGCGGCGACACCCCGAACTCGGCCTGGCCGAACGGCTCGTGGTGACGATCGGTAGCGAGTACCGGCAGCTGGACGGGTCCGAACTGCCCGGTGTGCTGCAGGTGATGACCGATGTCGCCGTCGTCGCTCAGGAAGTCGCCGCTCAAGAACTCTCCGCGCAAGAAGGGGAGTAG
- a CDS encoding ricin-type beta-trefoil lectin domain protein has product MTLRHLFGTTLATTAAGALALFGVAGPTHAADLGTTPGTYTNYSFSGAPVLTEVTWSTTVLHDPGYTANVFWSHQFGFNQGNGAYLGMQSNGGSSRVLLFSVWDVSEATAGSTGSWCQSFGGEGEGMSCRMNLDWTAGHTYTFKVAAEGGGWFGATVADTTAGTSYKLGSIKTPATAISPSGMVDWTEYFEWNDPRATCYDQPFSDARFGLPKGNGGTVTAAVSSTSNSGNACASMTRTDTVSGGTVQNLAVGNSVRGPVTGLAGKCVDASGGVSDGTVADLYGCSGNDNQAWVKAADGTLRLPSDYCLTATGTGNGAAVLVRDCAGTGAGGAVTDTAKQWTYNSSTHALVNKASGRCLDVPGSDSTSGTALDLWDCHGGANQQWTVPATY; this is encoded by the coding sequence ATGACTCTGCGCCACTTGTTCGGCACCACCCTCGCCACGACCGCCGCGGGCGCCCTGGCCCTGTTCGGCGTGGCCGGCCCCACCCATGCCGCGGACCTCGGCACGACTCCCGGCACGTACACCAACTACTCCTTCTCCGGCGCGCCGGTCCTGACCGAGGTCACCTGGTCCACGACCGTCCTGCACGACCCCGGATACACCGCCAACGTCTTCTGGAGCCATCAGTTCGGCTTCAACCAGGGCAACGGCGCCTACCTCGGGATGCAGTCCAACGGCGGGTCGAGCAGGGTGCTCCTCTTCTCCGTCTGGGACGTCTCGGAGGCCACGGCCGGCTCCACCGGCTCCTGGTGCCAGAGCTTCGGCGGCGAGGGCGAGGGCATGAGTTGCCGGATGAACCTCGACTGGACCGCCGGTCACACGTACACCTTCAAGGTGGCAGCCGAAGGCGGTGGCTGGTTCGGCGCCACCGTCGCGGACACCACGGCGGGGACGTCGTACAAGCTGGGCAGCATCAAGACGCCCGCCACCGCCATCTCGCCGTCCGGCATGGTCGACTGGACGGAGTACTTCGAGTGGAACGACCCGCGTGCCACCTGCTACGACCAGCCGTTCAGTGACGCCCGTTTCGGGCTGCCCAAGGGCAACGGCGGTACGGTCACCGCCGCCGTCTCGTCCACCTCGAACAGCGGAAACGCCTGCGCGTCCATGACCCGGACCGACACGGTCAGCGGCGGCACGGTGCAGAACCTCGCCGTCGGCAACTCGGTGCGCGGACCGGTGACGGGTCTGGCCGGAAAGTGCGTGGATGCGTCGGGCGGCGTCTCGGACGGAACGGTGGCCGATCTCTACGGGTGCTCGGGCAACGACAACCAGGCATGGGTGAAGGCGGCCGACGGCACCCTGCGGCTGCCCTCCGACTACTGCCTGACCGCGACCGGCACGGGTAACGGAGCGGCCGTCCTGGTCCGCGACTGCGCCGGTACGGGTGCCGGGGGCGCCGTCACGGACACGGCCAAGCAGTGGACGTACAACTCCTCCACGCACGCGCTCGTCAACAAGGCCTCCGGCCGCTGTCTGGACGTCCCGGGCAGCGACAGCACCAGTGGGACCGCACTCGATCTCTGGGACTGCCACGGCGGCGCCAACCAGCAGTGGACGGTGCCCGCCACGTACTAG
- a CDS encoding Gfo/Idh/MocA family protein, with amino-acid sequence MSDLRLGVIGLGLRRSIAISAHHPGKGSAITAVCDVDPEVRQREAERFGTDVAVEDYKLLLDRDDLDAVVIATPDDTHEVIAIDALRAGKAVFVEKPLGITVESCDNVLRAAYETGTRLYVGHNMRHMGVVRLMRDIIARGDIGEPKAVWVRHFVGYGGDYYFKDWHADRTRTTGLLLQKAAHDIDVLHWLAGGYTRRVNALGDLLVYGDLPRREADTPRPDNWLREFDWPPTARKDLHHIVDVEDVSVMNMQLDNGVVAAYQQCHFTPDYWRNYTVIGTEGRLENFGDSPGDEVKVWNTGPSGYRAEADITYRVPEANGSHGGGDSRIMDEFCRFVRDGGVTDTSPVAARMSVAAGVLATRSLREGGAPYDVPALDPELIAYFERGQVR; translated from the coding sequence GTGTCAGACCTGCGACTCGGCGTCATCGGGCTCGGCCTCCGCCGTTCCATTGCGATCTCCGCCCACCACCCCGGTAAGGGTTCGGCGATCACCGCCGTCTGCGACGTCGACCCCGAGGTGCGGCAGCGCGAAGCCGAGCGCTTCGGCACCGATGTCGCGGTCGAGGACTACAAGTTGCTCCTCGACCGGGACGATCTCGACGCGGTCGTCATCGCCACCCCGGACGACACCCACGAGGTCATCGCCATCGATGCCCTGCGGGCCGGCAAGGCGGTCTTCGTCGAGAAGCCGCTCGGGATCACCGTCGAGAGCTGCGACAACGTCCTGCGCGCCGCGTACGAGACGGGGACCCGGCTGTACGTCGGCCACAACATGCGCCACATGGGCGTCGTGCGGCTGATGCGCGACATCATCGCCCGCGGTGACATCGGCGAGCCGAAGGCCGTCTGGGTGCGACACTTCGTCGGTTACGGCGGTGACTACTACTTCAAGGACTGGCACGCCGACCGGACCCGCACCACCGGACTGCTGCTCCAGAAGGCCGCGCACGACATCGACGTCCTGCACTGGCTGGCCGGCGGCTACACCCGTCGGGTCAACGCCCTCGGTGACCTCCTCGTCTACGGCGACCTGCCGCGCCGCGAGGCGGACACCCCGCGACCGGACAACTGGCTGCGGGAGTTCGACTGGCCGCCGACGGCCCGCAAGGACCTGCATCACATCGTGGACGTCGAGGACGTCTCGGTGATGAACATGCAGCTCGACAACGGCGTCGTGGCCGCGTACCAGCAGTGCCACTTCACCCCGGACTACTGGCGCAACTACACCGTCATCGGCACCGAGGGGCGGCTGGAGAACTTCGGCGACAGCCCGGGTGACGAGGTCAAGGTCTGGAACACCGGCCCCAGCGGATACCGCGCCGAGGCCGACATCACCTACCGGGTGCCGGAGGCCAACGGCTCGCACGGCGGCGGGGACAGCCGGATCATGGATGAGTTCTGCCGGTTCGTCCGCGACGGCGGCGTCACCGACACCTCTCCGGTCGCCGCCCGGATGAGCGTTGCCGCCGGTGTGCTCGCGACCCGCTCGCTGCGTGAGGGCGGTGCACCGTACGACGTGCCGGCTCTCGACCCCGAGCTGATCGCGTACTTCGAACGCGGTCAGGTTCGCTAG
- a CDS encoding carbohydrate ABC transporter permease has protein sequence MSQTTFASRLRTAGSGPRATARGRASSGRPPWMERPHWYGQGAKAAALVVLTVIVLYPFVLAIGTSLAGREELNANGGYVLLPKHPTLEAYRVILSGGVVTQAAVVSIFITLIGTALSLACTVLIAYGTSRPGTVLGKPILLLVLGTFLFAPGIIPTYLAVQQFQLLDTYASLILPVLLNAFNIVVVRSFFQSIPEELYDAARIDGAGEVTVLFRIVLPLSKAVLAVVGLFYAVGYWNSFFNAVLYLNDSGKFPIQVILRSYVLNGQSINAQAMGVHAIPPATSLQMAVLIIAIVPIFCVYPFLQKFFVKGVLTGAIKG, from the coding sequence ATGAGTCAGACGACCTTTGCGAGTCGGCTGCGCACCGCCGGGTCCGGCCCGCGCGCCACCGCCCGCGGCCGCGCCTCGTCCGGCCGTCCGCCGTGGATGGAGCGTCCGCACTGGTACGGACAGGGGGCGAAGGCAGCGGCCCTCGTCGTCCTGACCGTGATCGTGCTCTACCCGTTCGTCCTGGCCATCGGCACAAGCCTGGCCGGTCGCGAGGAACTCAACGCCAACGGCGGCTACGTCCTGCTGCCGAAGCACCCGACGCTGGAGGCGTACCGGGTCATCCTCTCCGGCGGGGTCGTCACGCAGGCCGCGGTGGTCTCCATCTTCATCACGCTGATCGGTACCGCGCTCAGCCTGGCGTGCACGGTGCTCATCGCGTACGGCACCTCGCGCCCCGGCACGGTCCTCGGCAAGCCGATCCTGCTGCTGGTGCTGGGCACCTTCCTCTTCGCCCCCGGCATCATCCCGACGTACCTGGCGGTCCAGCAGTTCCAACTGCTCGACACCTACGCCTCGCTGATCCTTCCCGTACTTCTCAACGCGTTCAACATCGTGGTCGTCCGCTCCTTCTTCCAGAGCATTCCCGAGGAGCTGTACGACGCCGCGCGGATCGACGGCGCGGGCGAGGTGACCGTCCTCTTCCGGATCGTCCTCCCGCTCTCCAAGGCCGTCCTCGCCGTCGTCGGCCTCTTCTACGCGGTCGGCTACTGGAACAGCTTCTTCAACGCGGTGCTCTACCTCAACGACTCGGGCAAGTTCCCCATCCAGGTGATCCTGCGCTCGTACGTCCTGAACGGTCAGAGCATCAACGCGCAGGCCATGGGCGTGCATGCGATTCCGCCCGCGACCTCGCTGCAGATGGCCGTACTGATCATCGCGATCGTGCCCATCTTCTGCGTCTACCCCTTCCTGCAGAAGTTCTTCGTCAAGGGCGTCCTCACCGGGGCGATCAAGGGCTGA
- a CDS encoding ABC transporter permease has product MADAPVSAVRSPVPQPRDPDDADSPAGKKRTKARIRQPLRHRLRRDRALLLFCLPGVLYFVLFFYLPLAGNVIAFQDYQPFLGFKQSPFVGLANFTALLSEPEFWSAVSNTLQITAIQLLLYFPAPIALALLLNSLISEKIKRFVQTIVYLPHFLSWVVVVAMFKQVLGGAGSVTTLLMEHGVTIGNVMTDPGTFKLLITAQAIWKDCGWGTIIFLAAIASIDMGQYESAAMDGAGWLRRIWHITLPGIRPVILMLLILRLGDILSVGFEQIILQRDAVGPDASEVMDTYVYFHGVIDGDWGMSTAAGLMKGVIGFALILAANKLAHRFGEQGVYR; this is encoded by the coding sequence ATGGCAGATGCGCCGGTCTCAGCCGTGCGGTCGCCTGTGCCGCAGCCCCGCGACCCGGATGACGCGGACTCACCCGCCGGGAAGAAGCGCACCAAAGCCCGAATACGGCAGCCGCTGCGTCATCGCCTGAGGCGGGACAGAGCCCTCCTGCTGTTCTGCCTGCCGGGCGTCCTGTACTTCGTGCTCTTCTTCTATCTGCCGCTCGCGGGCAACGTCATCGCCTTCCAGGACTACCAGCCGTTCCTGGGTTTCAAGCAGAGCCCGTTCGTCGGCCTCGCCAACTTCACGGCGCTGCTCTCCGAGCCGGAGTTCTGGTCCGCGGTCTCCAACACCCTGCAGATCACCGCGATTCAGCTGCTGCTCTACTTCCCGGCCCCGATTGCCCTGGCGCTGCTGCTCAACTCGCTGATCAGCGAGAAGATCAAGCGGTTCGTCCAGACCATCGTCTACCTCCCGCACTTCCTGTCGTGGGTGGTCGTGGTCGCGATGTTCAAGCAGGTGCTCGGCGGCGCGGGTTCGGTCACCACGCTCCTGATGGAGCACGGGGTCACCATCGGCAACGTGATGACGGACCCCGGCACCTTCAAGCTGCTGATCACCGCACAGGCCATCTGGAAGGACTGCGGCTGGGGCACGATCATCTTCCTGGCAGCGATCGCGTCGATCGACATGGGCCAGTACGAGTCCGCCGCCATGGACGGCGCCGGCTGGCTCCGCAGGATCTGGCACATCACCCTGCCGGGCATCCGGCCGGTGATCCTCATGCTGCTGATCCTGAGGCTCGGCGACATCCTCTCGGTCGGCTTCGAGCAGATCATCCTGCAGCGCGACGCGGTCGGCCCGGATGCCTCCGAGGTGATGGACACCTATGTCTACTTCCACGGCGTCATCGACGGCGACTGGGGGATGAGCACGGCCGCCGGTCTGATGAAGGGCGTCATCGGATTCGCCCTGATCCTCGCCGCCAACAAGCTGGCCCACCGCTTCGGTGAGCAGGGAGTGTACCGATGA